The Leishmania panamensis strain MHOM/PA/94/PSC-1 chromosome 32 sequence genome window below encodes:
- a CDS encoding hypothetical protein (TriTrypDB/GeneDB-style sysID: LpmP.32.0640), translated as MHRFRRLASVHAWVAARCVFQSKEFLAASTDLPTTPEGRNPYDVLEVTVTQNTTLDEVSKQFRSLVVKYHPDKPGGSTNKMAEVNLAYKIVKENHDAVLRRMKEAESTIKASEAYRQHKHARVSRDEELGRSGGLNRRNARATREAAEVTGSRRTRSLKEIETQWAKYKEDTEAAVKSICSRYELAIQQGKFFRKSTTLNEITVRERWLRKSFVKGVWEDVHELRGELLRRGTRSAQQSELAEEMVSFASTTQRKLNENFQRLTQESVQLQSRMFVERAFFIICSLILLVKVWRWFVGFTFNNTLTVKLKRALLSQ; from the coding sequence ATGCATCGCTTTCGCAGGCTTGCCTCAGTGCACGCGTGGGTTGCAGCGCGCTGCGTCTTTCAGAGTAAAGAGTTCCTTGCGGCGTCCACGGATCTGCCCACGACCCCTGAGGGGCGCAACCCGTACGATGTCCTCGAAGTTACGGTCACTCAGAATACGACACTCGACGAGGTCTCGAAGCAGTTTCGCAGCCTCGTCGTCAAGTATCATCCCGACAAGCCAGGTGGCTCCACGAATAAAATGGCAGAGGTGAACTTGGCTTACAAGATTGTCAAGGAGAATCAtgatgcggtgctgcgccggaTGAAAGAGGCGGAGTCAACCATCAAGGCGAGCGAGGCATACCGACAGCACAAACACGCGCGCGTCAGCCGTGACGAAGAGCTTGGTCGCTCAGGCGGTCTCAACCGCCGCAACGCGCGCGCCACACGAGAGGCTGCCGAGGTTACCGGATCGCGCCGCACCCGTTCTCTGAAGGAGATCGAGACTCAGTGGGCAAAGTACAAAGAGGACACAGAGGCAGCTGTCAAGAGCATATGCAGTCGATACGAGCTGGCCATCCAACAGGGAAAGTTCTTCCGCAAGTCGACGACCTTGAATGAGATAACTGTGCGCGAACGATGGCTGCGGAAGTCGTTTGTGAAGGGTGTTTGGGAGGATGTGCATGAGCTGCGCGGAGAGCTGCTTCGTCGCGGAACCCGCAGCGCACAACAATCCGAGCTAGCAGAGGAGATGGTTAGCTTTGCCTCTACAACGCAGAGGAAGCTGAACGAGAATTTTCAGCGGCTTACCCAAGAGAGTGTGCAGTTGCAGTCTCGCATGTTCGTCGAGCGTGCCTTCTTCATTATATGCTCGCTAATATTGCTAGTGAAGGTGTGGAGGTGGTTTGTTGGCTTCACCTTTAACAACACACTCACCGTGAAGCTCAAGCGTGCTCTCCTATCACAGTAA